The following coding sequences lie in one Rutidosis leptorrhynchoides isolate AG116_Rl617_1_P2 chromosome 6, CSIRO_AGI_Rlap_v1, whole genome shotgun sequence genomic window:
- the LOC139851753 gene encoding zinc finger CCCH domain-containing protein 20-like has translation MVNDSNHHGMMVHVPPWTTLIDDPLTGISPFSPRTPNATLEDYAYFLRNDAVIRRRLDDETDNDDSSDFDITSEPYACDSFRMYEFKIRNCSRPRSHDWTDCPYVHPGEKARRRDPRKYSYSGTACPDFRKGNCNKGDGCEFAHGVFECWLHPHRYRTQPCKDGVNCRRRVCFFAHTPEQLRVLSPSPRTTDSGFGSFFSSPSETSTPPSDSPPMSPMDGSLSRSLGSVTVSDMLSSLRRLQLNKNPTMSTSWSMQMGRVGVASPPGSGFYSLPSTPTRPVTRSGLGFSDVCDEGCVEEPVMERVESGRGLRARMFEKLSKENKLDWADPGEGSNPDVGWISELVK, from the coding sequence ATGGTCAATGATTCAAACCACCACGGTATGATGGTTCACGTACCACCATGGACCACCCTCATCGACGATCCCCTCACCGGAATCTCACCTTTTTCTCCCCGTACTCCCAATGCCACCCTCGAAGACTACGCTTACTTTCTCCGTAACGACGCCGTTATCCGCCGTCGTCTCGACGACGAAACAGACAACGACGATTCTTCCGATTTCGACATCACATCTGAACCGTACGCATGCGATAGTTTCCGTATGTACGAATTTAAAATCCGTAACTGTTCACGTCCTCGGTCACATGACTGGACTGATTGTCCGTACGTTCATCCTGGTGAAAAAGCCCGCCGCCGTGATCCCCGGAAGTACAGTTATTCCGGCACCGCGTGTCCGGATTTTCGTAAAGGGAATTGTAATAAAGGTGATGGTTGTGAATTTGCTCATGGGGTTTTTGAATGTTGGCTGCATCCTCATCGCTACCGTACACAGCCGTGTAAAGACGGCGTTAACTGTCGCCGGCGTGTTTGTTTCTTCGCACACACTCCGGAGCAACTTCGTGTGTTGAGTCCGAGCCCTCGGACTACGGATTCGGGTTTCGGGTCCTTTTTTTCCTCGCCGTCTGAGACTTCTACGCCGCCGTCTGATTCGCCGCCGATGTCTCCGATGGATGGGTCACTTAGCCGGTCACTGGGGTCGGTGACGGTGAGTGATATGTTGAGTTCTCTCCGTCGATTGCAGCTTAATAAAAATCCAACTATGAGTACTTCTTGGAGCATGCAAATGGGCCGGGTTGGGGTTGCTTCGCCTCCCGGGTCGGGTTTCTACAGTTTACCTTCTACTCCGACCCGACCAGTGACTCGATCCGGGTTAGGGTTTTCTGACGTTTGTGATGAAGGTTGTGTGGAGGAACCGGTTATGGAAAGAGTTGAATCGGGTCGGGGTTTAAGGGCTAGGATGTTTGAGAAATTGAGCAAAGAGAACAAGTTGGATTGGGCTGACCCGGGTGAAGGTTCGAACCCGGATGTCGGATGGATCTCGGAGCTTGTGAAGTGA